The following coding sequences lie in one Actinomyces capricornis genomic window:
- a CDS encoding DNA glycosylase AlkZ-like family protein, protein MPVTPALPRQASLARIVSQGLVPATSAPDAVEAVGRQLAIQGQQVSAVPHVLLVRSPALGSQVEEAFARGRLVRSWPMRGTVHITTAEDHHWLRAALRHRMEAWTRRSESAYGVDEALCARAAEVALELIAAQGPVPRADLLTAWQEAGLMEAFQGTEVSSYRRRHLLVRLQCEGVLVQGPRRGNEHLVVDASPLPDADGGPAGAGVAAGQPGHSAALAEIARRYATSHGPIGADDLARWTTLPKRQAAQALEAAVEATGASDYPVDASRAQVPLVRVRAVGGMRGRLEPVERAGAATGPGPDVLYMRADLLDLLAEGATARAARATHVLGSFDELHVGYKDRSCLTDEAGERLICPSANGMFRPLVVDRGRLVAVRPSQGLIWLAQERPARLERDTARAVARIEQRLAR, encoded by the coding sequence ATGCCAGTGACCCCAGCCCTTCCCCGCCAGGCGAGCCTGGCCCGCATCGTCTCCCAGGGCCTCGTGCCCGCCACCAGCGCCCCCGACGCCGTCGAGGCCGTTGGCCGCCAGCTGGCCATCCAGGGCCAGCAGGTCTCCGCCGTCCCCCACGTCCTCCTCGTGCGCTCCCCGGCCCTGGGCAGCCAGGTCGAGGAGGCCTTCGCCCGGGGCCGCCTGGTGCGGTCCTGGCCGATGCGCGGCACTGTGCACATCACCACGGCCGAGGACCACCACTGGCTGCGCGCCGCCCTCAGGCACCGCATGGAGGCCTGGACCCGCCGCTCCGAGAGCGCCTACGGGGTCGATGAGGCCCTGTGCGCGCGGGCCGCCGAGGTGGCCCTGGAGCTCATCGCCGCCCAGGGGCCGGTGCCGCGCGCCGACCTGCTGACCGCCTGGCAGGAGGCCGGGCTCATGGAGGCCTTCCAGGGCACCGAGGTCTCCTCCTACCGCAGGCGCCACCTGCTGGTGCGCCTCCAGTGCGAGGGCGTGCTGGTCCAGGGCCCGCGGCGGGGCAATGAGCACCTCGTCGTCGATGCCTCGCCGCTGCCCGATGCCGACGGCGGCCCAGCGGGGGCGGGCGTGGCCGCGGGGCAGCCGGGGCACAGCGCCGCCCTGGCCGAGATCGCCCGCCGCTACGCCACCAGCCACGGGCCGATCGGCGCCGACGACCTGGCGCGCTGGACCACCCTGCCCAAGCGGCAGGCGGCCCAGGCGCTGGAGGCGGCCGTGGAGGCCACCGGCGCCTCCGACTACCCGGTGGACGCCTCGCGCGCCCAGGTGCCCCTGGTGCGGGTGCGCGCCGTCGGCGGGATGCGCGGGCGCCTGGAGCCGGTGGAGCGTGCCGGGGCGGCCACAGGTCCGGGGCCCGATGTGCTCTACATGCGCGCCGACCTGCTCGATCTGCTCGCCGAGGGCGCCACCGCCCGGGCGGCCCGGGCCACGCATGTCCTGGGCTCCTTCGACGAGCTGCATGTGGGCTACAAGGACCGCTCCTGCCTGACCGATGAGGCCGGCGAGCGCCTCATCTGCCCCTCGGCCAATGGGATGTTCCGCCCGCTGGTGGTCGACCGGGGGCGGCTGGTGGCCGTGCGGCCCTCCCAGGGGCTGATCTGGCTGGCCCAGGAGCGCCCGGCGCGCCTGGAGAGGGATACGGCCCGGGCTGTGGCCCGTATCGAGCAGCGCCTGGCCCGCTGA
- a CDS encoding F0F1 ATP synthase subunit epsilon → MALRIEVVSPAGQVWDGQASQVRVPLIDGEMGILPGRQSLLALMGQGQLHVEALDGQRVTIGVEGGFCSVDQDVITIAADQAHRETPGGAPQGTEG, encoded by the coding sequence GTGGCTCTGCGCATCGAGGTGGTCTCACCCGCCGGCCAGGTGTGGGACGGACAGGCCTCACAGGTCCGCGTGCCGCTCATCGACGGCGAGATGGGCATCCTGCCCGGCCGCCAGTCCCTCCTGGCCCTCATGGGCCAAGGACAGCTGCATGTCGAGGCCCTTGACGGCCAGAGGGTCACCATCGGGGTCGAGGGCGGCTTCTGTTCGGTCGACCAGGACGTCATCACCATCGCGGCCGACCAGGCCCACCGGGAGACGCCCGGAGGAGCCCCACAGGGCACCGAGGGCTGA
- a CDS encoding heparan-alpha-glucosaminide N-acetyltransferase domain-containing protein, whose product MSPDRTVLGTGAAVPSPSPASWALPRTTGPYLTGTAGPARLTGIDAARGLALLGMVVAHIGLTSCGLTSPEGLLSVVHGRSSVLFAVIAGFSLGIMTGRTTPHRGACLVSARLRILVRCALLLVLGALCTLLDTSVAVILGFYAAWLALALPFVRLRASVLLALSAVIALIGPVLLIVLPLSLAELGLSSSTDDGNDAVLSFFVYGTYPGLLWVAYILLGLGLSRLDWGRSAQLWRLAGAGALCAILGYGGAVAAGHALGLPEPDRPVLVTPADPLQCAPGTAPSGLPGGGLPEVPGSSGSSRLPAVPPSSDLPPGPTAPVPVPQGDQGAEGTDRPVAEADYGPLSSSHWSSLITARPHANTSFEAVGSSGVAMLVIALAQLIAARSRLVLAPLAAVGSMSLTAYCAHLVVIHAATLTPGTGNGAALAVCLGLVLAAMAWFTVFARGPLEHVVHVISLRATQAD is encoded by the coding sequence ATGTCGCCCGATAGGACCGTCCTCGGGACGGGGGCCGCAGTTCCCTCCCCATCCCCCGCCTCCTGGGCCCTGCCCCGGACCACCGGCCCCTACCTCACCGGCACCGCGGGCCCGGCCCGCCTCACGGGGATCGACGCCGCCCGGGGCCTGGCTCTGCTGGGCATGGTGGTGGCGCATATCGGCCTCACCTCCTGCGGGCTGACCAGCCCCGAGGGTCTGCTGTCCGTGGTGCACGGGCGCTCCTCGGTCCTGTTCGCCGTCATCGCGGGCTTCTCCCTGGGCATCATGACCGGCCGCACCACGCCCCACCGCGGGGCGTGCCTGGTCAGCGCCCGCCTGCGCATCCTCGTGCGCTGCGCCCTCCTGCTGGTCCTGGGGGCCCTGTGCACGCTGCTGGACACCTCGGTGGCCGTCATCCTGGGCTTCTACGCCGCCTGGCTGGCCCTCGCCCTGCCCTTCGTGCGCCTGCGCGCATCCGTCCTGCTGGCGCTGTCCGCGGTGATCGCCCTCATCGGACCGGTGCTCCTCATCGTCCTGCCCCTGTCCCTGGCCGAGCTGGGCCTGTCCAGCAGTACCGATGACGGCAACGACGCGGTCCTGTCCTTCTTCGTCTACGGAACCTATCCCGGCCTGCTGTGGGTGGCCTACATCCTCCTGGGCCTGGGGCTCTCGCGCCTGGACTGGGGCCGCAGCGCCCAGCTGTGGCGCCTGGCCGGCGCCGGGGCGCTGTGCGCGATCCTGGGCTACGGCGGGGCGGTGGCCGCCGGCCACGCGCTGGGGTTGCCCGAGCCGGATAGGCCAGTACTGGTCACCCCCGCGGACCCCCTGCAGTGCGCGCCGGGCACCGCCCCCTCCGGGCTGCCGGGAGGAGGCCTCCCCGAGGTGCCCGGATCCTCGGGCTCCTCCCGTCTCCCCGCGGTGCCGCCGTCCTCGGACCTCCCGCCGGGCCCGACCGCTCCGGTCCCGGTCCCGCAGGGCGACCAGGGTGCGGAGGGCACCGACCGGCCGGTGGCCGAGGCGGACTACGGGCCGCTGAGCAGCTCGCACTGGTCCTCCCTCATCACCGCCAGGCCGCATGCCAACACCTCCTTCGAGGCGGTGGGCTCCTCAGGCGTGGCCATGCTCGTCATCGCCCTGGCCCAGCTCATCGCCGCCCGCTCCCGCCTGGTCCTGGCGCCGCTGGCCGCGGTGGGCTCGATGTCCCTGACCGCCTACTGCGCCCACCTGGTGGTCATCCACGCCGCCACCCTGACCCCGGGCACTGGGAATGGGGCGGCCCTGGCAGTGTGCCTGGGCCTCGTCCTGGCGGCGATGGCCTGGTTCACGGTCTTCGCCCGCGGGCCCCTGGAGCACGTGGTCCACGTCATCTCCCTGCGCGCCACCCAGGCGGACTGA
- a CDS encoding N-acetylglucosamine-6-phosphate deacetylase: MSEEATRRASQGAAASGRGPSNPDSPRALRGQVITPERIIEDGAVIIDQGSIAWVGEADQVGAAGHGAVIDHAVCAPEGGYILPGLVDVHCHGGGGQSFPNATTRQEAMVCVMEHRRHGTTSLVASCVTAAPEILKERTRLLADLCQEGELAGIHFEGPFVSVERCGAQDPTYIIDPDTPLTRELLELGRGHVVTMTIAPEKPGITGADGINAALIEGGALPSFGHTDSEAAPVRAALADAAARIAARTEAGLPVRSQRSTATHLFNGMRPMHHRTPGPVPEFLAASQRGECILEMIGDGVHLHPALVLDMFETLGRESLVLITDAMAAAGMPDGEYVLGPAAVRVSQGVARLAQGESIAGGTAHLIDVVRTTWQGGVDLVDAVYAASVQGARILGDRSVGALQAGLRADVILTDAGLRPVEVLRRGRAVA; the protein is encoded by the coding sequence ATGAGCGAGGAAGCCACCAGACGCGCCTCCCAGGGCGCAGCCGCCAGCGGGCGCGGCCCCAGCAACCCCGACTCCCCCCGGGCGCTGCGGGGGCAGGTCATCACCCCCGAGCGGATCATCGAGGACGGGGCGGTCATCATCGACCAGGGGAGCATCGCCTGGGTGGGGGAGGCGGACCAGGTCGGGGCTGCCGGCCACGGCGCCGTCATCGACCACGCCGTCTGCGCCCCCGAGGGGGGCTACATCCTGCCCGGACTGGTCGACGTCCACTGCCACGGCGGCGGCGGGCAGTCCTTCCCCAATGCCACCACCCGGCAGGAGGCCATGGTCTGCGTCATGGAGCACCGCCGCCACGGCACTACCTCCCTGGTGGCCTCCTGCGTCACCGCCGCCCCCGAGATCCTCAAGGAGCGCACCCGCCTGCTGGCCGACCTGTGCCAGGAGGGCGAGCTGGCGGGCATCCACTTCGAGGGGCCCTTCGTCTCGGTGGAGCGCTGCGGCGCCCAGGACCCCACTTACATCATCGACCCCGACACCCCGCTGACCCGCGAGCTGCTGGAGCTGGGGCGCGGGCACGTGGTCACCATGACCATCGCCCCGGAGAAGCCCGGCATCACCGGGGCCGACGGGATCAATGCGGCCCTCATCGAGGGCGGGGCCCTGCCCTCCTTCGGCCACACCGACTCCGAGGCGGCCCCGGTGCGCGCCGCCCTGGCCGACGCCGCGGCGCGCATCGCCGCCCGCACCGAGGCGGGCCTGCCGGTGCGCTCGCAGCGCTCCACCGCCACGCACCTGTTCAACGGCATGCGGCCCATGCACCACCGCACGCCCGGCCCGGTGCCCGAGTTCCTGGCCGCATCCCAGCGCGGGGAGTGCATCCTGGAGATGATCGGCGACGGCGTGCACCTGCACCCCGCCCTCGTCCTGGACATGTTCGAGACGCTGGGGCGCGAGAGCCTCGTGCTCATCACCGACGCCATGGCCGCCGCCGGCATGCCCGACGGCGAGTACGTCCTGGGGCCGGCCGCGGTGCGGGTCAGCCAGGGGGTGGCCCGGCTCGCCCAGGGCGAGTCCATCGCGGGCGGCACCGCCCACCTCATCGACGTCGTGCGCACCACCTGGCAGGGGGGCGTGGACCTGGTCGATGCCGTGTACGCCGCCAGCGTCCAGGGGGCGCGGATCCTGGGGGATCGCAGTGTCGGTGCGCTGCAGGCCGGGCTGCGGGCCGACGTCATCCTCACCGACGCCGGGCTGCGGCCCGTGGAGGTCCTCCGTCGCGGCCGGGCCGTGGCCTGA
- a CDS encoding DUF2550 family protein: MGVHAWAVVVTAIGAIVLLIAAFLIRLRFLAGQVGSFECAWRSSGGSRWFSGVAAFRHDSLDWYRLVSLSLRPTRSWPRLELELRSARRRRADSRVIDIECAQVPQDRLDSSRAAHTFELAMMEESHSALVAWVESASPQQPRLF, encoded by the coding sequence ATGGGAGTGCACGCATGGGCCGTCGTGGTCACCGCCATTGGCGCCATCGTGCTGCTCATCGCCGCCTTCCTCATCCGCCTGCGCTTCCTGGCCGGCCAGGTGGGCTCCTTCGAGTGCGCCTGGCGCAGCTCGGGGGGCTCACGCTGGTTCAGCGGCGTGGCCGCCTTCCGGCACGACTCCCTGGACTGGTACCGCCTCGTCTCGCTGTCCCTGCGCCCCACCCGCTCCTGGCCCCGCCTGGAGCTGGAGCTGCGCTCGGCCAGGCGCCGCCGGGCCGACAGCCGCGTCATCGACATCGAGTGCGCCCAGGTCCCGCAGGATCGGCTGGACTCCTCCCGGGCGGCGCACACCTTCGAGCTGGCCATGATGGAGGAGTCCCACTCCGCGCTCGTGGCCTGGGTGGAGTCCGCCTCCCCCCAGCAGCCGCGGCTGTTCTGA
- the nucS gene encoding endonuclease NucS, which translates to MRLVIASCSVDYSGRLDAHLPRANRLLMLKADGSVLVHSDGGSYKPLNWMTAPARLSVTEPEPQEAADGVSQIWEVASTKTEDRLVIRIFEIHSDVSQELGADPGLTKDGVEAHLQELLAEQIEILGPGYRLVRREHPTAIGPVDILAKDAQGGSVAVEIKRVGGIDGVEQLTRYLELMRRDPLLAPVQGVFAAQSIKPQARVLAQDRGIRCVLLDYDAMRGMDDVESRLF; encoded by the coding sequence GTGCGCCTCGTTATCGCCTCCTGCTCCGTGGACTACTCCGGACGCCTCGATGCCCACCTGCCCCGGGCCAACCGGCTCCTCATGCTCAAGGCCGACGGCTCGGTCCTGGTCCACTCCGACGGCGGCTCCTACAAGCCCCTGAACTGGATGACCGCGCCCGCGCGCCTGAGCGTCACCGAGCCCGAGCCCCAGGAGGCGGCCGACGGCGTCTCGCAGATCTGGGAGGTCGCCTCCACCAAGACCGAGGACCGCCTGGTCATCCGCATCTTCGAGATCCACTCCGATGTCTCCCAGGAGCTGGGCGCGGACCCGGGACTGACCAAGGACGGCGTCGAGGCCCACCTCCAGGAGCTCCTGGCCGAGCAGATCGAGATCCTGGGCCCCGGCTACCGGCTCGTGCGCCGCGAGCACCCCACCGCCATCGGCCCGGTGGACATCCTGGCCAAGGACGCCCAGGGCGGCAGCGTGGCGGTGGAGATCAAGCGCGTGGGCGGCATCGACGGCGTCGAGCAGCTCACCCGCTACCTCGAGCTGATGCGCCGCGATCCGCTGCTGGCCCCCGTCCAGGGGGTCTTCGCCGCCCAGTCCATCAAGCCCCAGGCGCGGGTACTGGCCCAGGACCGCGGTATCCGCTGCGTCCTGCTGGACTACGACGCCATGCGCGGCATGGACGACGTCGAGTCCCGCCTGTTCTGA
- the atpD gene encoding F0F1 ATP synthase subunit beta gives MADTTTPGTGRITRIIGAVVDVEFPPEAIPAMYNALHVTVQDTGAGEEPHEITLEVAQHLGDNIVRAISLKPTDGLVRGTEVRDTGAPITVPVGDVTRGHVFNVTGEVLNLGPEETLEITERWPIHRQPPAFDQLESKEQMFETGIKVIDLLTPYVQGGKIGLFGGAGVGKTVLIQEMIQRVAQNHGGVSVFAGVGERTREGNDLIVEMEEAGVFDKTALVFGQMDEPPGTRLRVALSALTMAEYFRDVQNQDVLLFIDNIFRFTQAGSEVSTLLGRMPSAVGYQPNLADEMGQLQERITSAGGHSITSLQAIYVPADDYTDPAPATTFAHLDATTELSREIASRGIYPAVDPLASTSRLLAPGYVGTEHYGVATRVKSILQKNKELQDIIAILGVDELSEEDKVTVARARRIEQFLSQNTYMAEKFTGVPGSTVPLSETIEAFRRICDGEYDHLPEQAFFNIGGIEDLERRAAELGA, from the coding sequence ATGGCTGACACCACCACCCCGGGCACGGGACGCATCACCCGCATCATCGGCGCCGTCGTCGACGTCGAGTTCCCGCCCGAGGCCATCCCCGCGATGTACAACGCGCTGCACGTGACCGTCCAGGACACCGGCGCCGGGGAGGAGCCCCACGAGATCACCCTGGAGGTCGCCCAGCACCTGGGCGACAACATCGTGCGCGCCATCTCCCTGAAGCCCACCGACGGGCTCGTGCGCGGAACCGAGGTCCGCGACACCGGCGCCCCCATCACCGTGCCGGTGGGCGACGTCACCCGCGGCCACGTCTTCAACGTCACCGGCGAGGTCCTCAACCTCGGCCCCGAGGAGACGCTGGAGATCACCGAGCGCTGGCCCATCCACCGCCAGCCCCCGGCCTTCGACCAGCTGGAGTCCAAGGAGCAGATGTTCGAGACCGGCATCAAGGTCATCGACCTGCTCACCCCCTACGTTCAGGGCGGCAAGATCGGCCTGTTCGGCGGCGCCGGCGTGGGCAAGACCGTCCTCATCCAGGAGATGATCCAGCGCGTGGCCCAGAACCACGGCGGCGTCTCGGTCTTCGCCGGCGTGGGGGAGCGCACCCGTGAGGGCAACGACCTCATCGTGGAGATGGAGGAGGCCGGCGTCTTCGACAAGACCGCCCTGGTCTTCGGCCAGATGGACGAGCCCCCGGGCACCCGCCTGCGCGTGGCCCTGTCCGCCCTGACCATGGCCGAGTACTTCCGCGACGTCCAGAACCAGGACGTGCTGCTGTTCATCGACAACATCTTCCGCTTCACCCAGGCCGGCTCCGAGGTCTCCACCCTGCTGGGGCGCATGCCCTCCGCGGTGGGCTACCAGCCCAACCTGGCCGATGAGATGGGCCAGCTCCAGGAGCGCATCACCTCCGCGGGCGGCCACTCCATCACCTCCCTGCAGGCCATCTACGTGCCCGCCGACGACTACACCGACCCGGCCCCGGCCACCACCTTCGCCCACCTGGACGCCACCACCGAGCTCTCTCGCGAGATCGCCTCGCGCGGCATCTACCCGGCGGTGGACCCGCTGGCCTCCACCTCCCGCCTCCTGGCGCCGGGCTACGTGGGCACCGAGCACTACGGGGTGGCCACCCGGGTGAAGTCCATCCTCCAGAAGAACAAGGAGCTCCAGGACATCATCGCCATCCTGGGGGTCGACGAGCTCAGCGAGGAGGACAAGGTCACCGTCGCCCGCGCCCGGCGCATCGAGCAGTTCCTGTCCCAGAACACCTACATGGCCGAGAAGTTCACCGGCGTGCCCGGCTCCACGGTGCCCCTGAGCGAGACCATCGAGGCCTTCCGCCGCATCTGCGATGGGGAGTACGATCACCTTCCTGAGCAGGCCTTCTTCAACATCGGCGGTATCGAGGACCTCGAGCGCCGCGCCGCCGAGCTGGGGGCCTGA